In one window of Dokdonia sp. PRO95 DNA:
- a CDS encoding bifunctional GNAT family N-acetyltransferase/carbon-nitrogen hydrolase family protein, whose product MSTPIENIELKYLTLNDYEELKSAMIQAYSNMPDMYWNEKQITALINKFPEGQVVIKIDGKLAGCALSIKLNESTFDSVHTYEEITGNYTFNTHKPDGDILYGIDVFIKTEYRGLRLGRRLYDYRKELCEEQNLKGILFGGRIPNYHKHADSVTPKEYIEKVKRKEIHDPVLNFQINNDFHPAKILKGYLPGDEDSGEFAVLLEWNNIYYEKKSVVAATQKKVVRLGLIQWQMRLYKDLEELMQQAEYFVDAVSGYRSDFALFPEFFNAPLMAENNHLPVSEAIRELAKHTEEIKNRFSQLAISYNINIITGSMPEVVDDLLYNVGYLCRRDGSTERYEKLHVTPDEAKVWGMQGGNKLHSFDTDCGKIGILICYDSEFPELSRILADDGMDILFVPFLTDTQNGYSRVRNCAQARAIENECYVAIAGSVGNLPKVHNMDIQYAQSMVFTPCDFSFPANGIKAEATPNTEMILIADCDIDLLRNLNQFGAVKNLRDRRKDLFELRRR is encoded by the coding sequence ATGTCAACACCTATAGAAAATATCGAGCTTAAATATCTTACGCTCAACGATTACGAAGAACTTAAAAGTGCAATGATACAGGCGTATTCTAATATGCCAGACATGTACTGGAATGAGAAGCAAATCACTGCACTTATTAATAAGTTTCCAGAAGGTCAAGTTGTTATTAAAATTGATGGAAAACTTGCAGGTTGTGCGCTCTCTATAAAACTCAATGAGTCTACTTTTGACAGTGTTCATACCTACGAAGAAATTACAGGTAATTATACGTTCAACACACATAAGCCAGATGGAGATATTCTATACGGTATAGACGTGTTTATTAAAACAGAATATAGAGGTTTACGTCTAGGAAGAAGATTATACGATTACCGTAAAGAGCTTTGTGAGGAGCAAAATTTAAAAGGAATCCTCTTTGGTGGGCGTATTCCTAACTACCACAAACACGCAGATTCTGTAACTCCTAAGGAATATATTGAGAAGGTGAAACGCAAGGAAATTCATGATCCGGTATTAAACTTCCAGATTAATAATGATTTTCACCCTGCTAAGATTTTAAAAGGATACCTACCTGGTGATGAAGACTCAGGTGAGTTTGCCGTACTTCTAGAGTGGAATAACATCTACTATGAGAAAAAATCTGTTGTAGCAGCTACGCAGAAAAAGGTAGTAAGACTTGGCTTGATACAATGGCAAATGCGTTTGTATAAAGATCTTGAAGAACTCATGCAGCAAGCAGAGTACTTTGTAGATGCAGTTTCTGGTTATCGATCAGATTTTGCACTCTTTCCAGAGTTTTTTAACGCTCCGCTTATGGCAGAAAATAACCATTTACCAGTTTCAGAAGCTATACGTGAGCTTGCAAAACATACAGAGGAGATTAAAAATCGTTTTTCACAGTTAGCAATATCTTATAACATCAATATCATTACAGGTAGTATGCCAGAAGTGGTAGATGATTTACTATACAACGTAGGCTATTTATGCCGTAGAGATGGAAGTACAGAGCGTTATGAAAAACTTCATGTAACTCCAGATGAGGCAAAAGTATGGGGAATGCAAGGAGGTAATAAATTACACTCTTTTGATACAGACTGTGGTAAGATAGGAATCCTTATTTGCTATGATTCTGAGTTTCCAGAACTAAGCAGGATTCTTGCAGATGATGGTATGGATATTCTTTTTGTTCCTTTCCTTACAGACACTCAAAACGGATATTCTCGTGTGCGTAACTGCGCACAAGCAAGAGCTATTGAAAATGAATGTTACGTTGCCATTGCAGGTAGTGTGGGTAACTTACCTAAGGTGCATAACATGGATATCCAGTATGCACAGTCTATGGTATTTACTCCTTGTGACTTTTCATTTCCAGCAAACGGGATTAAGGCAGAGGCTACACCTAACACAGAGATGATTCTTATTGCAGATTGTGATATAGACTTACTACGTAACCTCAACCAGTTTGGAGCAGTGAAGAACCTAAGAGATCGTCGTAAAGATTTATTTGAATTGAGAAGAAGATAG
- a CDS encoding zinc ribbon domain-containing protein, which translates to MKPLNYTCVKCQNHTYKIGEMRATGSFLTKLLNMQTEKYSTVTCRNCSYTEFYKAKTGALSNIFDLFGG; encoded by the coding sequence ATGAAACCACTTAATTATACTTGCGTAAAATGCCAAAACCATACTTACAAAATAGGTGAAATGCGCGCTACTGGTAGTTTTCTAACAAAATTGCTCAATATGCAAACAGAAAAGTACAGCACAGTCACTTGCCGCAATTGTTCTTACACCGAGTTTTACAAGGCAAAAACTGGAGCACTTAGCAATATTTTTGATTTGTTTGGGGGATAA
- the folB gene encoding dihydroneopterin aldolase: MGKIRVTNIRAYAYHGCLSEETAIGSDYRVDVEIEADLSKSAQTDKLADTVDYVLLNRIVKEEMAIPSALLEVVCERILSRFFKEEALIQLATVAVSKVNPPIGGDVEMVTVERTRVR, encoded by the coding sequence ATGGGAAAAATAAGAGTAACAAATATACGTGCATACGCCTACCACGGTTGTCTTTCTGAGGAAACTGCCATAGGATCAGACTACAGAGTAGATGTTGAGATTGAAGCAGATTTATCAAAAAGTGCGCAAACAGATAAACTTGCAGACACAGTAGACTACGTATTACTTAATCGTATTGTAAAAGAAGAAATGGCAATTCCATCTGCATTACTAGAAGTAGTATGCGAGCGTATTTTAAGTAGATTTTTTAAGGAAGAGGCTCTTATACAGCTAGCTACAGTTGCAGTATCAAAAGTAAATCCTCCTATAGGTGGAGATGTTGAGATGGTTACCGTAGAGCGCACGCGAGTGCGATAA
- a CDS encoding DUF6327 family protein, giving the protein MREYSSFEQIEHDLKILKLKRQISEEEVRLNVNGAKSGMSSGFSPVSSLGTVLGSLIQKAVVTKLLGTIFGYKRVKEVNKKGDYKV; this is encoded by the coding sequence ATGAGAGAGTATAGTAGTTTTGAACAAATAGAGCACGATCTTAAAATTCTCAAACTTAAAAGACAAATAAGCGAGGAAGAAGTAAGGCTTAATGTAAACGGTGCAAAGAGCGGTATGAGCTCTGGATTTTCTCCAGTATCCTCATTAGGAACTGTCTTAGGATCTTTAATTCAAAAAGCAGTAGTTACAAAGTTATTAGGTACAATCTTTGGCTATAAGCGTGTTAAGGAAGTCAATAAGAAAGGTGACTACAAAGTGTAA
- the gltX gene encoding glutamate--tRNA ligase, with amino-acid sequence MSQNVRVRFAPSPTGPLHIGGVRTALFNYLFAKKHGGTFILRIEDTDQNRYVPGAEDYIRESLDWCGISYDEGPTKDGGFGPYRQSERKDKYHAFAKALVDTNNAYYAFDTAESLDAHRKDHEANGKTFIYNWHNRLKLDNSLVLSQEETEKRIAAGENYVIRFKSPQDEMLQLRDEIRGAMEIDTNILDDKVLFKSDGMPTYHLANIVDDHLMEITHVIRGEEWLPSLALHVLLYRAFGWDAPVFAHLPLIHKPVGKGKLSKRDGDKLGFPVFPLQWEDPKSKEISSGYREDGYFAEAMVNMLAFLGWNPGTEQEIFSLEELVAAFDLKRVNKAGAKFDPEKTKWFQQQYMQESPVALIADQFMTFLKDKNVTTTEEYTTHVVDLIKERAIFVEDLWTLGSYFFTAPTEFDAKASKKAWKEDTAAIMQEVKIILSGVSNFTTIEAQTALKEWIVAKELGFGKVMQPFRLSLVGAMQGPDVFDIATTVGKEETLRRIDYAITTLG; translated from the coding sequence CTTTTTAATTATTTATTTGCCAAAAAACATGGAGGTACTTTTATCCTCCGTATAGAAGATACAGATCAAAATCGCTATGTACCTGGTGCAGAAGATTATATACGTGAAAGTCTAGACTGGTGCGGGATTTCGTATGACGAGGGACCTACAAAAGACGGTGGTTTTGGACCTTATAGACAAAGTGAACGTAAGGATAAGTATCACGCTTTCGCGAAAGCGTTAGTAGACACCAATAATGCTTACTATGCATTTGATACTGCCGAAAGCCTTGATGCACACAGAAAAGATCACGAGGCAAACGGCAAGACCTTTATCTATAACTGGCACAATCGCCTTAAACTAGATAACTCTCTCGTTCTATCACAAGAAGAAACAGAGAAACGTATTGCTGCTGGTGAAAACTATGTAATCCGTTTTAAGTCTCCACAAGACGAAATGTTGCAACTACGTGATGAAATACGTGGTGCTATGGAGATTGATACTAACATTCTAGATGATAAGGTGTTATTTAAATCTGACGGGATGCCTACCTATCACCTAGCAAACATAGTAGATGACCATTTAATGGAAATTACTCATGTGATACGTGGTGAAGAGTGGTTACCATCTCTAGCGTTACACGTGTTATTATATAGAGCCTTTGGATGGGATGCACCAGTATTTGCTCACTTACCACTTATTCATAAACCTGTAGGAAAAGGAAAATTAAGTAAGCGTGATGGTGATAAACTAGGATTTCCAGTATTTCCGCTACAATGGGAAGATCCAAAATCAAAAGAAATCTCATCTGGATATCGAGAAGATGGTTACTTTGCAGAAGCCATGGTAAACATGCTTGCCTTTTTAGGATGGAATCCTGGAACAGAGCAAGAAATTTTTAGTCTAGAAGAGCTTGTAGCAGCTTTTGATTTAAAACGTGTTAATAAAGCTGGAGCAAAATTTGATCCAGAAAAAACTAAGTGGTTCCAGCAGCAGTATATGCAAGAATCTCCTGTAGCACTTATAGCAGATCAATTTATGACATTCTTAAAGGATAAGAATGTAACTACGACAGAGGAGTATACAACACACGTAGTTGATTTAATTAAAGAACGCGCCATCTTTGTAGAAGATTTATGGACACTAGGAAGTTACTTCTTTACTGCACCAACAGAATTTGATGCCAAAGCTTCTAAAAAAGCTTGGAAAGAAGATACCGCAGCCATCATGCAAGAGGTGAAAATTATCTTATCTGGTGTATCAAACTTTACAACAATAGAGGCTCAAACAGCTCTTAAAGAGTGGATTGTAGCAAAGGAATTAGGTTTTGGAAAAGTAATGCAACCTTTTAGATTATCACTTGTGGGCGCTATGCAAGGACCTGATGTTTTTGATATTGCTACCACCGTTGGTAAAGAAGAAACATTGCGACGTATAGACTATGCAATTACCACACTAGGGTAA
- a CDS encoding LysE family transporter yields MFQDLHTAIPLGFFLAFLIGPVFFVLLETAATKGFRAALTFDIGVIIADIVFIVVAYLSSYQLLENLSNQPGLYVFGGAILIVYGLTIYLKKPTRDALDPNRAKVKKGGYLQLFIKGFLLNFINIGVLVFWLGILIIVGPTVENDGERLLGFFIGMIGAYLITDIGKIVLAKQLKRYLTPRRIFKVKKSLGLILIFCGLVLVTKGFVPSDEFNIQQEMERFQEIPEVKPDTIH; encoded by the coding sequence ATGTTTCAAGATTTACACACGGCTATACCTCTAGGATTTTTCTTAGCGTTCTTAATAGGCCCTGTATTTTTTGTGTTATTAGAAACGGCAGCTACCAAAGGTTTTAGAGCTGCACTTACCTTTGACATAGGTGTTATTATTGCAGATATTGTTTTTATAGTAGTTGCATATTTAAGTAGTTATCAATTACTAGAAAATTTAAGTAATCAGCCGGGTCTTTATGTTTTTGGAGGAGCGATTTTAATCGTATACGGACTTACTATTTACCTCAAAAAACCAACAAGAGATGCACTTGACCCTAATAGGGCAAAAGTGAAGAAAGGTGGTTACTTACAGCTTTTTATAAAAGGATTTTTACTCAATTTTATAAATATAGGTGTACTTGTTTTCTGGCTAGGTATCTTAATAATTGTAGGTCCTACGGTAGAGAATGATGGTGAACGCCTATTGGGTTTCTTTATTGGGATGATAGGTGCTTATCTTATTACAGACATAGGTAAAATAGTGCTTGCAAAACAACTCAAGCGCTACCTTACACCACGTAGAATTTTTAAAGTAAAGAAATCATTAGGTCTTATTCTTATCTTTTGTGGTCTTGTACTAGTAACAAAAGGTTTTGTTCCTTCAGATGAGTTTAATATCCAGCAAGAGATGGAGCGTTTTCAAGAGATTCCAGAAGTCAAACCAGACACTATCCATTAA
- a CDS encoding outer membrane beta-barrel protein, which yields MKYLSLLVLLIVTSTAMHAQSYRGSGNYNRIGLQGKVALIDLDTKNFDVQGETGFLAGFTTRGNVYNNWGMVYGIDFLSTAVTVQTTSLDQLTSEDTQYNIIGAQLNLLLSYNLIANHLAVDIGPALLINSKMKLDNSSQSTNIVSGYTTLTASDIQEISRVNGFGVIGLTGGFEHVRLSLQYQYGFTNILNNLNDQNLVIDNNARDFKGNASIIAAGVVFYL from the coding sequence ATGAAATATCTATCACTTCTCGTTTTACTAATTGTTACATCTACAGCTATGCATGCTCAATCTTACAGAGGTAGTGGTAACTACAATCGGATAGGACTTCAAGGTAAAGTAGCATTGATAGATTTAGACACAAAGAATTTTGATGTACAAGGAGAAACCGGTTTCCTAGCAGGTTTTACTACTAGAGGAAATGTGTATAATAATTGGGGTATGGTTTACGGAATTGATTTTTTAAGCACTGCGGTTACAGTTCAAACAACTTCCTTAGATCAACTAACTAGTGAGGATACTCAATATAATATTATAGGTGCTCAACTTAATCTATTACTCAGTTATAATTTAATAGCAAACCATCTAGCAGTAGATATTGGACCTGCACTACTTATCAACAGTAAGATGAAGCTAGATAATTCTAGTCAAAGCACAAATATAGTAAGTGGTTATACTACTCTTACTGCAAGTGACATACAAGAAATATCTCGAGTAAATGGTTTTGGCGTCATAGGACTCACAGGAGGTTTTGAACACGTAAGGCTTAGTCTACAATATCAATATGGATTTACAAACATCCTGAATAATCTTAACGATCAAAACCTTGTAATTGATAACAATGCGAGAGATTTTAAAGGCAATGCATCAATAATCGCTGCTGGAGTTGTCTTTTATTTATAA
- a CDS encoding glutamine--tRNA ligase/YqeY domain fusion protein encodes MTEDNKSLNFLEQIVEEDLKGGYSKEDLRFRFPPEPNGYLHIGHCKAICISFGLGEKYGAPVNLRFDDTNPAKEEQEYVDAIKEDVSWLGYQWDKECFSSDYFQQLYDWTVQLIKDGKAYVDSQSSEAMAEQKGTPTQPGVPGPYRDRTVEENLDLFARMKAGEFKEGEHILRAKIDMAHVNMLMRDPIIYRVLHKDHHRTGSDWCIYPMYDWTHGESDYIEQISHSLCSLEFKPHRELYDWFLDQVYSGEDLRPKQREFARLNLNYTIMSKRKLLRLVEEGVVSGWDDPRMPTISGLRRRGYTAAAIRNFIDAVGVAKRENVIDVALLEFHIRQDLNNIAPRVMAVLDPVKLVITNYPEGQEEWLDAENNPEDEAAGERKVPFSRELYIEREDFKENAGNKYFRLTTDKEVRLKNSYIIKGGEVIKDENGVITEIHCTYDPESRSGSGTEASKRNVKGTLHWVSIAHAIKAEVRLFDRLFSDENPDGHEDKDFMEFINPNSLTTITGYLEPSLKDVEVGDIFQFQRKGYFNVDKESTAEHLIFNRTVGLRDSWAKVKPKQKQANGQGQSKPQQQQKASALSTINKLGKKLANLPEDKRVATITDIQKLAASLTEDEVKGFFNTSAKKVGTRIAGIESLYAFAKAQNKNIKDIEGAEAFVEKAKDDSNEILKEAASKF; translated from the coding sequence ATGACAGAGGATAATAAATCATTGAATTTTCTAGAACAAATCGTTGAAGAAGACCTTAAAGGTGGCTATAGTAAGGAGGATTTGCGTTTTCGCTTTCCACCAGAACCTAATGGATATTTACACATAGGTCACTGTAAGGCAATCTGTATAAGTTTTGGACTAGGGGAGAAGTACGGGGCACCGGTAAACTTACGTTTTGACGATACTAATCCTGCAAAGGAAGAGCAAGAATATGTAGATGCTATCAAGGAAGATGTTTCTTGGTTAGGGTATCAATGGGATAAGGAATGTTTTTCTAGTGATTATTTCCAGCAGTTATATGATTGGACTGTCCAGCTTATTAAAGATGGAAAAGCTTATGTAGATTCTCAATCTAGTGAGGCCATGGCAGAGCAGAAGGGAACACCTACACAACCTGGTGTGCCTGGTCCTTATCGTGATCGTACGGTAGAAGAAAACTTAGACCTTTTTGCTAGAATGAAAGCGGGTGAGTTTAAGGAAGGAGAGCATATTTTACGTGCAAAAATTGATATGGCGCATGTAAACATGTTAATGCGTGATCCCATTATTTATCGTGTGTTGCACAAAGATCACCACCGTACAGGCAGTGACTGGTGTATCTACCCTATGTATGACTGGACACATGGAGAGAGTGATTATATAGAGCAAATAAGCCATAGTTTATGTTCGCTTGAGTTTAAGCCTCACAGAGAACTTTATGATTGGTTTTTAGACCAAGTATACTCTGGTGAGGATTTACGTCCCAAGCAGCGCGAGTTTGCACGTCTCAACCTTAACTACACGATTATGAGTAAACGTAAGTTACTCAGACTGGTAGAAGAAGGAGTGGTATCTGGATGGGATGACCCACGTATGCCTACTATATCTGGACTGAGACGTCGTGGTTATACAGCTGCAGCAATACGTAATTTTATAGATGCAGTAGGAGTTGCAAAGCGTGAGAATGTGATTGATGTTGCATTATTAGAATTCCATATTCGTCAGGATTTAAATAACATTGCTCCAAGAGTAATGGCAGTATTAGATCCAGTAAAACTGGTGATTACTAACTATCCAGAAGGGCAAGAGGAGTGGCTAGATGCAGAGAATAATCCAGAGGATGAGGCTGCAGGAGAGCGCAAAGTTCCTTTTAGCCGAGAGTTGTACATAGAGCGTGAAGATTTTAAAGAAAATGCTGGAAACAAGTATTTCCGCCTTACTACAGATAAAGAAGTACGTTTAAAGAACTCATACATCATTAAAGGTGGTGAGGTTATCAAAGATGAGAACGGAGTTATCACAGAGATACATTGTACCTATGACCCAGAAAGTAGATCTGGAAGCGGTACAGAAGCTTCTAAGCGCAATGTAAAAGGAACACTACACTGGGTTTCTATTGCTCATGCTATTAAAGCTGAGGTACGTTTATTTGATAGACTATTTAGTGATGAAAATCCTGATGGTCATGAGGATAAAGACTTTATGGAATTTATAAATCCTAACAGTCTTACTACTATTACTGGATATCTTGAGCCTAGCCTTAAAGATGTTGAGGTAGGTGATATATTCCAGTTCCAGCGTAAAGGATATTTTAATGTAGATAAGGAATCTACGGCAGAGCATCTTATTTTTAATAGAACAGTAGGTTTACGTGATTCATGGGCAAAAGTGAAGCCTAAGCAAAAACAAGCTAATGGTCAAGGTCAATCAAAACCACAGCAGCAGCAAAAGGCTTCAGCTCTTAGTACTATCAACAAACTAGGTAAGAAACTTGCAAATCTTCCAGAAGACAAGCGTGTTGCAACTATTACAGATATACAGAAGCTAGCAGCGAGTTTAACAGAAGATGAGGTAAAAGGATTCTTTAATACTTCGGCAAAGAAGGTGGGTACTCGTATTGCGGGTATTGAGAGTTTGTACGCTTTCGCGAAAGCGCAAAATAAAAACATTAAAGACATTGAAGGAGCCGAAGCATTTGTTGAAAAGGCAAAAGATGATAGCAACGAAATATTAAAAGAAGCAGCGTCTAAATTTTAA
- a CDS encoding SPFH domain-containing protein has translation MGQILLPVLVVLAILIILSGIFMVKQQTAAVVERFGRFIGVRNSGLQFKIPVFDKIAGRINLKIQQLDVVVETKTKDDVFVRLKISVQFQVVKDQVYDAFYKLENPGDQITSYVFDVVRAEVPKMKLDDVFERKDDIAIAVKRELNEAMSNYGFDIIKTLVTDIDPDLQVKAAMNRINAAEREKVAAEFEAEADRIKIVAKARAEAESKRLQGQGIADQRREIARGLEESVDVLNNVGINSQEASALIVVTQHYDTLQSMGEQTNSNLILMPNSPQAGSNMLNDMITSFVASNQIGEQMKKDNEAKGIINKKNRDAQED, from the coding sequence ATGGGACAGATTCTTTTACCAGTATTAGTAGTACTAGCCATACTTATTATCCTCTCAGGGATATTTATGGTTAAACAGCAAACCGCTGCCGTTGTGGAGCGTTTTGGAAGATTTATAGGAGTGCGTAACTCAGGACTTCAATTTAAAATCCCTGTTTTTGATAAAATTGCGGGACGTATCAACCTAAAAATTCAACAACTAGATGTTGTAGTAGAAACAAAAACAAAAGATGACGTTTTTGTCAGACTTAAAATCTCTGTACAGTTTCAAGTAGTAAAAGATCAAGTATATGATGCTTTTTACAAACTAGAAAACCCTGGAGATCAAATTACATCATACGTTTTTGACGTAGTACGTGCAGAGGTACCTAAAATGAAACTAGATGATGTTTTTGAGCGTAAGGATGATATTGCCATTGCAGTAAAGCGTGAGCTTAACGAAGCAATGTCTAACTACGGTTTTGACATCATTAAAACACTTGTAACAGACATTGATCCAGATTTACAGGTAAAGGCAGCAATGAACAGAATTAATGCAGCAGAACGCGAGAAAGTGGCTGCAGAGTTTGAAGCAGAAGCAGATCGTATCAAGATAGTAGCAAAAGCTCGTGCAGAGGCAGAATCTAAGCGTTTACAAGGACAAGGTATTGCAGACCAGCGTAGAGAGATTGCTCGTGGTCTTGAAGAGTCTGTAGATGTATTAAATAATGTGGGGATCAATTCTCAAGAAGCATCTGCGCTTATAGTTGTAACACAACATTATGACACTTTACAATCTATGGGTGAACAAACTAATTCTAACTTAATTTTAATGCCTAACTCTCCACAAGCTGGAAGTAATATGCTTAATGATATGATCACCTCCTTTGTAGCTTCTAATCAAATAGGAGAGCAAATGAAAAAGGATAACGAAGCAAAAGGTATCATTAATAAGAAAAATAGAGACGCTCAAGAAGATTAA
- a CDS encoding head GIN domain-containing protein, which translates to MKFIYTIVALVITATAFAQNPVTKDVGDFTEVKVYDRIVVNLVKSTENKVIITGEDVSQVNVVNKDGTLKIKMDLDLIFDGNKTFVHVHYNNLQVIDGNEGAVITSNELIEQDKIEIKMQEGARVKVGLQVREALLRAVTGGVIEASGQASLQKVKVNTGGIYEGRDLETETAEIFVQAGGEVEAYASKLADLTIRAGGDIVIYGNPAEVKRRRTFGGRIKIM; encoded by the coding sequence ATGAAATTTATATATACCATAGTAGCGCTAGTAATTACAGCAACAGCATTTGCTCAAAATCCAGTTACAAAAGACGTAGGAGATTTTACAGAAGTAAAAGTGTATGATCGCATTGTAGTAAATCTTGTAAAGTCTACCGAAAATAAAGTTATTATTACGGGAGAAGATGTAAGCCAAGTTAATGTGGTAAACAAAGACGGAACGTTAAAGATTAAAATGGATCTTGATCTTATTTTTGACGGAAACAAAACTTTTGTACATGTGCATTACAACAACCTGCAAGTAATAGATGGAAATGAAGGAGCTGTTATTACCTCAAATGAGCTTATAGAGCAAGACAAAATTGAAATCAAAATGCAAGAAGGAGCTCGCGTTAAAGTAGGTTTACAAGTACGAGAAGCTCTTTTAAGGGCAGTTACAGGTGGTGTAATAGAAGCAAGCGGTCAAGCAAGCCTGCAGAAGGTAAAAGTAAACACAGGAGGCATTTATGAAGGTAGAGATCTTGAGACAGAAACAGCAGAGATATTTGTACAAGCAGGAGGAGAGGTAGAAGCTTATGCTAGTAAACTAGCAGATCTAACAATAAGAGCTGGTGGAGATATTGTGATTTATGGTAACCCAGCAGAGGTAAAGCGTCGTCGTACTTTTGGAGGACGTATCAAAATAATGTAA
- a CDS encoding YtxH domain-containing protein translates to MSKSSNTLLALVLGGAIGAAAGILYAPDKGTKTRKDLSKKAKKEQEKLVKQLKETRESLSDNAQKAKLTFEEKLNDSISTASHKADDVISTLESKLAELRVQNAKLQKDAVVDKNAAKVEKALS, encoded by the coding sequence ATGAGTAAGTCAAGTAATACATTGTTAGCGTTAGTTTTAGGTGGTGCAATAGGTGCAGCAGCAGGAATATTATATGCTCCAGATAAAGGAACTAAAACAAGAAAGGATCTTTCTAAAAAAGCTAAGAAGGAGCAAGAAAAGCTTGTGAAGCAACTTAAGGAAACTAGAGAGTCACTTTCAGATAATGCGCAAAAGGCAAAGCTAACTTTTGAAGAAAAGTTAAATGATAGTATTTCAACTGCAAGTCATAAAGCAGATGATGTAATCTCAACATTAGAATCAAAACTAGCTGAGTTACGTGTACAAAATGCAAAACTTCAAAAAGATGCAGTGGTAGATAAAAATGCAGCCAAAGTGGAGAAAGCATTATCATAA